In Macadamia integrifolia cultivar HAES 741 chromosome 5, SCU_Mint_v3, whole genome shotgun sequence, a single window of DNA contains:
- the LOC122079936 gene encoding transcription factor ICE1 codes for MMSRLNGAVWMEEEGEEEEEDAVSWTRNNGGCGGGGGGGENKDELGSLSTYKSMLEEDWYVHGGGNPSHSHHDFQSIQNHQDFKDIAFSSNAAAADNLLLQSVDSSSSCSPSPSVFNLDPSQLQSFLPPKSCLSSLLNVVCSNPFESGFDLGCDSGFLAPLHGNQNTNSTALMNNGGGVLTDFTGLNSEAQMGIPDLSSNSQFSSNRLLPMANNTSSVGTGFRPSGFGGFEGSGNLLFQNRSKVLRPLEIFPPVGAQPTLFQKRAALRQNSANNAGNMGFLGSEGHRGKRELNEDKEKGRKNNNEEYEMEEASIDGSGLNYDSDEATENNNNKEQENAKNGGNNSNANSTVTGTDQKGKKKGLPAKNLMAERRRRKKLNDRLYMLRSVVPKISKMDRASILGDAIEYLKELLQRINDLHNELESTTPGSSLPSSTATFLPLTPTPPTLPCRVKEELCPSSLPSPNNQPARVEVRVREGRAVNIHMFCARRPGLLLSTMKALDRLGLDIQQAVISCFNGFALDVFRAEQCKEGPDVLPDDIKAVLLDSAGFHGMM; via the exons ATGATGTCCAGGCTTaatggtgcagtgtggatggaagaagaaggggaggaagaggaagaagacgcGGTTTCTTGGACTAGGAACAACGGTGGTtgtggtggaggaggaggaggaggggaaaATAAGGACGAGTTGGGTTCTCTATCTACGTACAAATCGATGCTTGAAGAAGACTGGTATGTGCACGGTGGAGGGAACCCGTCTCACTCTCACCATGACTTCCAAAGCATCCAAAATCACCAAGATTTTAAAGATATAGCCTTCTCTTCAAACGCCGCTGCAGCTGATAATCTGCTGTTGCAGTCAGTGGATTCCTCGTCTTCGTGCTCTCCGTCGCCCTCCGTGTTTAATCTCGACCCATCTCAATTACAGTCCTTCTTGCCTCCGAAATCTTGCCTGTCTTCGCTCCTTAATGTTGTTTGTAGTAACCCTTTTGAGAGCGGTTTCGATTTGGGCTGTGACTCCGGGTTTCTCGCGCCTTTGCATGGGAACCAGAACACAAACTCCACTGCTTTAATGAACAATGGAGGTGGGGTTTTGACTGACTTCACTGGTTTGAACTCCGAAGCTCAGATGGGCATTCCCGATCTGAGCTCCAATTCACAATTCTCATCCAATCGTTTGCTCCCGATGGCCAACAACACCAGCTCTGTCGGCACCGGTTTCCGACCGTCCGGTTTTGGAGGTTTCGAGGGTTCTGGAAATCTGCTGTTCCAGAACAGGTCTAAGGTGTTGAGACCTCTCGAAATTTTCCCTCCTGTCGGGGCTCAGCCCACTCTCTTTCAGAAGAGAGCGGCTCTGCGCCAGAATTCTGCTAACAACGCTGGTAATATGGGTTTTCTGGGTTCAGAAGGACATAGAGGGAAGAGAGAATTGAACGAAGATAAGGAGAAGGGGAGGAAGAACAACAACGAAGAGTATGAAATGGAGGAGGCAAGCATCGACGGGTCCGGTTTGAATTATGATTCTGACGAAGCTACggagaacaacaacaacaaggaGCAGGAGAACGCAAAGAATGGTGGAAACAATTCGAATGCAAATAGCACTGTTACTGGAACTGatcaaaaggggaagaagaaggggctcCCAGCGAAAAATTTGATGGCCGAGAGGCGACGCAGGAAGAAACTCAATGATAGGCTTTACATGCTGAGGTCGGTTGTTCCAAAGATTAGCAAG ATGGATAGAGCTTCAATCCTCGGTGATGCAATAGAGTACTTGAAGGAACTGCTGCAAAGGATCAATGACCTCCACAATGAACTAGAGTCGACCACGCCTGGCTCTTCACTTCCGTCTTCTACAGCAACCTTCCTCCCATTAACTCCCACCCCTCCTACACTTCCTTGCCGTGTCAAGGAGGAACTCTGCCCGAGCTCATTGCCAAGCCCAAATAACCAACCTGCAAGG GTTGAAGTCAGGGTAAGAGAAGGGAGAGCTGTAAACATTCACATGTTTTGTGCCCGAAGACCAGGTCTCTTGCTCTCCACAATGAAGGCACTTGATAGGCTTGGACTGGACATCCAGCAGGCTGTCATCAGCTGTTTTAATGGGTTTGCTCTGGATGTCTTCCGAGCTGAA CAATGCAAGGAAGGCCCAGATGTGCTACCTGATGATATCAAGGCGGTTCTTTTGGATTCTGCGGGCTTCCATGGTATGATGTAG